The Zonotrichia albicollis isolate bZonAlb1 chromosome 9, bZonAlb1.hap1, whole genome shotgun sequence genome has a window encoding:
- the TNK2 gene encoding activated CDC42 kinase 1 isoform X4 gives MLGILPAPEPPRPSAGASLPILPALEPRLLDDGPPSSSSACLPGAPCRGAGRRGLRARRGRRCHHLCTQEPEQGQKRLSCSMQAEEGTDWLLELLTELQLQQYFLRIRDELNVTRLSHFEYVKNEDLEKIGMGRPGQRRLWEAVKRRKAMCKRKSWMSKVFSGKRPESELPPQPQSTFRKPPTPPPPEAGGQHSLTCLVRERDLSIFEKLGDGSFGVVRRGEWCTPAGKTLNVAVKCLKTDVLSQPEALDDFIREVNAMHSLDHRNLIRLYGVVLSHPMKMVTELAPLGSLLDRLRKNQGHFLISTLCQYAIQVAKGMAYLESKRFIHRDLAARNILLASNELVKIGDFGLMRALPKNDDHYVMQEHRKVPFAWCAPESLKTRTFSHASDTWMFGVTLWEMFTYGQEPWIGLNGSQILHKIDKEGERLPRPEDCPQDIYNVMLQCWAHKPEDRPTFVALRDFLVEAQPTDMRALQDFEEPDKLHIQMNDIITVIEGRAENYWWRGQNKRTLKVGQFPRNTVTSVAGLSAHDISQPLKNSFIHTGHGDTNPQHCWGFPDKIDELYLGNPLDPPDILGVDQTAARPTQLPGRAKRQPPPRPPQPTVLLTKPCYDPVSEEEEGLPGGLRKLCLKKPGTGKGLRPAKPSARVPGTKVGERQPRRLASEGTASSEVTLIDFGEEVPQGSPSPVGELTALSLAELAMEAFSLLDKTPPQSPTRALPRPLHPTPVVDWDARPLPPPPAYDDVAQDEDDIEVCSITSPPSRRGKTNYGFVDEGERGPALEDNLFLPPKETKQPSMTQTTELFEELQQECMKRLNVPLGPAAPADDKPQIPPRVPIPPRPLRRNEPGRWSGDLSPASGGEEDRPPQIPPRDPLSRPTSRTPSPMALQVGSPQQRAALCSCLSTSPGKPMPTTQSFALDPKYATPKVIQAQGKDCSKGPCILPIVKDGQKVSSTHYYLLPERPAYLDKYEKFFKEAKSPEEVAASRQVTTATVRPMVQQPLSDCKGNFSSNNSNPGPKCLVKASCSLQKIVYDGPDVCRPADKIRLVQDMVHGVTTEECQAALQSHGWNVQRAIQYLKVEQLFCLGLKSRGECQQVLEKFNWNLAQASSHLLGPYSATRQKW, from the exons AGGCTGAGCTGTAGCATGCAGGCGGAGGAGGGCACAGactggctgctggagctgctcaccgagctgcagctgcagcagtacTTCCTGCGCATCCGAGACGAGCTCAACGTCACACGCCTCTCCCACTTCGAGTACGTCAAAAATGAGGATCTGGAGAAGATTGGCATGGGACGCCCCG gcCAGCGGCGGCTGTGGGAGGCAGTGAAGCGGAGGAAAGCCATGTGCAAGCGGAAATCCTGGATGAGCAAG GTGTTCAGTGGGAAGCGCCCGGAGTCGGAGCTGccgccccagccccagagcaccttCCGCAAGCCTCCCACACCACCACCCCCCGAAGCTGGGGGCCAGCACTCCCTCACCTGCCTCGTGCGGGAGCGGGACCTCTCAATCTTTGAGAAGCTGGGTGATGGCTCCTTTGGGGTCGTACGTCGTGGCGAGTGGTGCACACCTGCTGGCAAGACG CTGAATGTGGCAGTGAAGTGCCTCAAGACAGATGTGCTGAGCCAGCCGGAGGCACTGGACGACTTCATCCGGGAGGTGAATGCCATGCACTCCCTGGACCACAGGAACCTCATCCGCCTCTATGGCGTGGTGCTCTCCCACCCCATGAAGATG gtgacagagctgGCCCCACTGGGCTCCCTGCTGGACCGGCTGCGGAAGAACCAGGGCCATTTCCTCATCTCCACCCTGTGCCAGTATGCCATCCAGGTGGCCAAGGGCATGGCCTACCTGGAGTCCAAGCGCTTCATCCACCGTGACCTGGCTGCCCGCAACATCCTGCTGGCCTCCAATGAGCTCGTCAAGATCGGGGACTTTGGTCTGATGCGGGCACTGCCCAAAAATGACGATCACTACGTGATGCAGGAGCACCGCAAGGTCCCCTTTGCCTG GTGTGCTCCCGAGAGCCTGAAGACACGCACCTTCTCCCACGCCAGTGACACCTGGATGTTCGGAGTGACCCTCTGGGAGATGTTCACCTATGGCCAGGAGCCTTGGATTGGCCTCAATGGCAGCCAG ATCCTGCACAAGATAGACAAGGAGGGTGAGCGGCTGCCACGGCCTGAGGACTGTCCCCAGGACATCTACAACGTCATGTTGCAGTGCTGGGCACACAAACCCGAGGACCGACCCACCTTTGTGGCCTTGAGAGACTTCTTGGTGGAG GCTCAGCCCACCGACATGAGAGCGCTGCAGGACTTTGAGGAACCAGACAAGCTGCACATCCAGATGAACGACATCATCACGGTCATTGAGGGCAG GGCCGAGAATTACTGGTGGCGGGGTCAGAATAAACGGACCCTAAAAGTGGGCCAATTTCCCCGAAACACGGTGACCTCGGTGGCAGGGCTGTCAGCCCACGACATCAGCCAGCCACTTAAAAACAGCTTCATCCACACAGGCCATGGAGACACCAACCCGCAGCACTGCTGGGGGTTTCCCGATAAAATTGATGA gctgTACCTGGGAAATCCCTTGGACCCTCCTGATATTTTAGGTGTGGACCAAACTGCTGCCAGACCTACACAGCTTCCAGGGAGAGCTAAAA ggcagcctcCTCCGCGCCCACCTCAGCCTACCGTCCTGCTCACCA AGCCTTGCTACGACCCAGttagtgaggaggaggagggtctgCCAGGGGGTCTCCGGAAGCTCTGCCTGAAgaagcctggcacagggaagggtCTGCGACCAGCCAAGCCATCAGCACGAGTCCCGGGCACCAAGGTGGGCGAGCGGCAACCCAGACGGCTGGCAAGCGAGGGGACAGCAAGCAGCGAGGTGACTCTCATTGACTTTGGGGAGGAAGTTCCCCAGGGTAGCCCCTCTCCAGTGGGAGAGCTGACAGCCCTGTCATTAGCCGAGCTGGCCATGGAAGCCTTCTCTTTGCTGGACAAGACCCCACCACAGAGCCCCACGCGGGCTCTGCCTCGGCCTCTGCACCCCACACCGGTGGTGGACTGGGATGCCCGGCCCTTGCCCCCACCACCTGCCTATGATGATGTGGCACAGGATGAGGACGATATTGAGGTCTGTTCCATCACCAGCCCCCCAAGCCGGCGGGGAAAGACCAACTATGGCTTTGTGGATGAGGGTGAGCGGGGACCGGCACTGGAGGACAACCTCTTCCTGCCCCCCAAGGAGACCAAGCAGCCCAGCATGACACAGACCACCGAGCTCTtcgaggagctgcagcaggagtgcATGAAGAGGCTCAACGTCCCTCTGGGACCGGCTGCACCAGCTGATGACAAGCCCCAGATCCCTCCCCGCGTCCCAATCCCGCCCCGGCCCCTTCGCCGCAATGAGCCTGGGCGCTGGTCAGGGGACCTCTCCCCAGCTTCGGGGGGCGAGGAGGACCGGCCGCCCCAGATCCCCCCGCGGGACCCGCTGTCCCGGCCCACCTCTCGGACACCCAGCCCCAtggctctgcaggtgggctccCCCCAGCAGCGTGctgccctctgctcctgcctctccacCTCACCAGGGAAGCCCATGCCCACCACACAGAGCTTCGCCCTCGACCCTAAGTACGCCACCCCCAAGGTCATCCAGGCGCAGGGCAAGGACTGCTCCAAGGGGCCCTGCATCCTGCCCATCGTGAAGGATGGGCAGAAGGTGAGCAGCACTCACTACTACCTGCTGCCTGAGCGCCCGGCCTACCTGGACAAGTATGAGAAGTTTTTCAAGGAGGCTAAAAGCCCTGAGGAGGTGGCAGCGTCCCGCCAGGTCACCACAGCCACTGTCCGTCCCATGGTGCAGCAGCCACTGTCAGACTGCAAGGGCAACTTTTCCTCCAACAACAGCAACCCTGGGCCCAAGTGCCTGGTGAAAgcctcctgcagcctccagaAGATTGTGTACGATGGGCCGGATGTTTGCCGTCCTGCTGACAAGATCCGGTTG GTGCAGGACATGGTGCATGGTGTGACCACCGAGGAATGCCAGGCAGCCCTTCAGAGCCATGGCTGGAACGTCCAACGGGCTATCCAGTACCTGAAG GtggagcagctcttctgcctggGGCTGAAGTCCCGTGGTGAGTGCCAGCAGGTGCTGGAGAAGTTCAACTGGAACCTGGCACAGGCCAGCTCCCACCTCCTCGGTCCCTACAGCGCCACCCGCCAGAA GTGGTGA
- the TNK2 gene encoding activated CDC42 kinase 1 isoform X3, with protein sequence MQAEEGTDWLLELLTELQLQQYFLRIRDELNVTRLSHFEYVKNEDLEKIGMGRPGQRRLWEAVKRRKAMCKRKSWMSKVFSGKRPESELPPQPQSTFRKPPTPPPPEAGGQHSLTCLVRERDLSIFEKLGDGSFGVVRRGEWCTPAGKTLNVAVKCLKTDVLSQPEALDDFIREVNAMHSLDHRNLIRLYGVVLSHPMKMVTELAPLGSLLDRLRKNQGHFLISTLCQYAIQVAKGMAYLESKRFIHRDLAARNILLASNELVKIGDFGLMRALPKNDDHYVMQEHRKVPFAWCAPESLKTRTFSHASDTWMFGVTLWEMFTYGQEPWIGLNGSQILHKIDKEGERLPRPEDCPQDIYNVMLQCWAHKPEDRPTFVALRDFLVEAQPTDMRALQDFEEPDKLHIQMNDIITVIEGRAENYWWRGQNKRTLKVGQFPRNTVTSVAGLSAHDISQPLKNSFIHTGHGDTNPQHCWGFPDKIDELYLGNPLDPPDILGVDQTAARPTQLPGRAKRQPPPRPPQPTVLLTKPCYDPVSEEEEGLPGGLRKLCLKKPGTGKGLRPAKPSARVPGTKVGERQPRRLASEGTASSEVTLIDFGEEVPQGSPSPVGELTALSLAELAMEAFSLLDKTPPQSPTRALPRPLHPTPVVDWDARPLPPPPAYDDVAQDEDDIEVCSITSPPSRRGKTNYGFVDEGERGPALEDNLFLPPKETKQPSMTQTTELFEELQQECMKRLNVPLGPAAPADDKPQIPPRVPIPPRPLRRNEPGRWSGDLSPASGGEEDRPPQIPPRDPLSRPTSRTPSPMALQVGSPQQRAALCSCLSTSPGKPMPTTQSFALDPKYATPKVIQAQGKDCSKGPCILPIVKDGQKVSSTHYYLLPERPAYLDKYEKFFKEAKSPEEVAASRQVTTATVRPMVQQPLSDCKGNFSSNNSNPGPKCLVKASCSLQKIVYDGPDVCRPADKIRLVVTAGTGRAVLDPEQASRHGASPTASTHTTCCRTLD encoded by the exons ATGCAGGCGGAGGAGGGCACAGactggctgctggagctgctcaccgagctgcagctgcagcagtacTTCCTGCGCATCCGAGACGAGCTCAACGTCACACGCCTCTCCCACTTCGAGTACGTCAAAAATGAGGATCTGGAGAAGATTGGCATGGGACGCCCCG gcCAGCGGCGGCTGTGGGAGGCAGTGAAGCGGAGGAAAGCCATGTGCAAGCGGAAATCCTGGATGAGCAAG GTGTTCAGTGGGAAGCGCCCGGAGTCGGAGCTGccgccccagccccagagcaccttCCGCAAGCCTCCCACACCACCACCCCCCGAAGCTGGGGGCCAGCACTCCCTCACCTGCCTCGTGCGGGAGCGGGACCTCTCAATCTTTGAGAAGCTGGGTGATGGCTCCTTTGGGGTCGTACGTCGTGGCGAGTGGTGCACACCTGCTGGCAAGACG CTGAATGTGGCAGTGAAGTGCCTCAAGACAGATGTGCTGAGCCAGCCGGAGGCACTGGACGACTTCATCCGGGAGGTGAATGCCATGCACTCCCTGGACCACAGGAACCTCATCCGCCTCTATGGCGTGGTGCTCTCCCACCCCATGAAGATG gtgacagagctgGCCCCACTGGGCTCCCTGCTGGACCGGCTGCGGAAGAACCAGGGCCATTTCCTCATCTCCACCCTGTGCCAGTATGCCATCCAGGTGGCCAAGGGCATGGCCTACCTGGAGTCCAAGCGCTTCATCCACCGTGACCTGGCTGCCCGCAACATCCTGCTGGCCTCCAATGAGCTCGTCAAGATCGGGGACTTTGGTCTGATGCGGGCACTGCCCAAAAATGACGATCACTACGTGATGCAGGAGCACCGCAAGGTCCCCTTTGCCTG GTGTGCTCCCGAGAGCCTGAAGACACGCACCTTCTCCCACGCCAGTGACACCTGGATGTTCGGAGTGACCCTCTGGGAGATGTTCACCTATGGCCAGGAGCCTTGGATTGGCCTCAATGGCAGCCAG ATCCTGCACAAGATAGACAAGGAGGGTGAGCGGCTGCCACGGCCTGAGGACTGTCCCCAGGACATCTACAACGTCATGTTGCAGTGCTGGGCACACAAACCCGAGGACCGACCCACCTTTGTGGCCTTGAGAGACTTCTTGGTGGAG GCTCAGCCCACCGACATGAGAGCGCTGCAGGACTTTGAGGAACCAGACAAGCTGCACATCCAGATGAACGACATCATCACGGTCATTGAGGGCAG GGCCGAGAATTACTGGTGGCGGGGTCAGAATAAACGGACCCTAAAAGTGGGCCAATTTCCCCGAAACACGGTGACCTCGGTGGCAGGGCTGTCAGCCCACGACATCAGCCAGCCACTTAAAAACAGCTTCATCCACACAGGCCATGGAGACACCAACCCGCAGCACTGCTGGGGGTTTCCCGATAAAATTGATGA gctgTACCTGGGAAATCCCTTGGACCCTCCTGATATTTTAGGTGTGGACCAAACTGCTGCCAGACCTACACAGCTTCCAGGGAGAGCTAAAA ggcagcctcCTCCGCGCCCACCTCAGCCTACCGTCCTGCTCACCA AGCCTTGCTACGACCCAGttagtgaggaggaggagggtctgCCAGGGGGTCTCCGGAAGCTCTGCCTGAAgaagcctggcacagggaagggtCTGCGACCAGCCAAGCCATCAGCACGAGTCCCGGGCACCAAGGTGGGCGAGCGGCAACCCAGACGGCTGGCAAGCGAGGGGACAGCAAGCAGCGAGGTGACTCTCATTGACTTTGGGGAGGAAGTTCCCCAGGGTAGCCCCTCTCCAGTGGGAGAGCTGACAGCCCTGTCATTAGCCGAGCTGGCCATGGAAGCCTTCTCTTTGCTGGACAAGACCCCACCACAGAGCCCCACGCGGGCTCTGCCTCGGCCTCTGCACCCCACACCGGTGGTGGACTGGGATGCCCGGCCCTTGCCCCCACCACCTGCCTATGATGATGTGGCACAGGATGAGGACGATATTGAGGTCTGTTCCATCACCAGCCCCCCAAGCCGGCGGGGAAAGACCAACTATGGCTTTGTGGATGAGGGTGAGCGGGGACCGGCACTGGAGGACAACCTCTTCCTGCCCCCCAAGGAGACCAAGCAGCCCAGCATGACACAGACCACCGAGCTCTtcgaggagctgcagcaggagtgcATGAAGAGGCTCAACGTCCCTCTGGGACCGGCTGCACCAGCTGATGACAAGCCCCAGATCCCTCCCCGCGTCCCAATCCCGCCCCGGCCCCTTCGCCGCAATGAGCCTGGGCGCTGGTCAGGGGACCTCTCCCCAGCTTCGGGGGGCGAGGAGGACCGGCCGCCCCAGATCCCCCCGCGGGACCCGCTGTCCCGGCCCACCTCTCGGACACCCAGCCCCAtggctctgcaggtgggctccCCCCAGCAGCGTGctgccctctgctcctgcctctccacCTCACCAGGGAAGCCCATGCCCACCACACAGAGCTTCGCCCTCGACCCTAAGTACGCCACCCCCAAGGTCATCCAGGCGCAGGGCAAGGACTGCTCCAAGGGGCCCTGCATCCTGCCCATCGTGAAGGATGGGCAGAAGGTGAGCAGCACTCACTACTACCTGCTGCCTGAGCGCCCGGCCTACCTGGACAAGTATGAGAAGTTTTTCAAGGAGGCTAAAAGCCCTGAGGAGGTGGCAGCGTCCCGCCAGGTCACCACAGCCACTGTCCGTCCCATGGTGCAGCAGCCACTGTCAGACTGCAAGGGCAACTTTTCCTCCAACAACAGCAACCCTGGGCCCAAGTGCCTGGTGAAAgcctcctgcagcctccagaAGATTGTGTACGATGGGCCGGATGTTTGCCGTCCTGCTGACAAGATCCGGTTG GTGGTGACAGCGGGGACAGGGCGAGCTGTGTTGGATCCAGAGCAGGCATCTCGCCATGGGGCCAGTCCCACCGCCTCCACCCATACAACCTGCTGCAGGACTCTGGACTGA
- the TNK2 gene encoding activated CDC42 kinase 1 isoform X5 yields MQAEEGTDWLLELLTELQLQQYFLRIRDELNVTRLSHFEYVKNEDLEKIGMGRPGQRRLWEAVKRRKAMCKRKSWMSKVFSGKRPESELPPQPQSTFRKPPTPPPPEAGGQHSLTCLVRERDLSIFEKLGDGSFGVVRRGEWCTPAGKTLNVAVKCLKTDVLSQPEALDDFIREVNAMHSLDHRNLIRLYGVVLSHPMKMVTELAPLGSLLDRLRKNQGHFLISTLCQYAIQVAKGMAYLESKRFIHRDLAARNILLASNELVKIGDFGLMRALPKNDDHYVMQEHRKVPFAWCAPESLKTRTFSHASDTWMFGVTLWEMFTYGQEPWIGLNGSQILHKIDKEGERLPRPEDCPQDIYNVMLQCWAHKPEDRPTFVALRDFLVEAQPTDMRALQDFEEPDKLHIQMNDIITVIEGRLYLGNPLDPPDILGVDQTAARPTQLPGRAKRQPPPRPPQPTVLLTKPCYDPVSEEEEGLPGGLRKLCLKKPGTGKGLRPAKPSARVPGTKVGERQPRRLASEGTASSEVTLIDFGEEVPQGSPSPVGELTALSLAELAMEAFSLLDKTPPQSPTRALPRPLHPTPVVDWDARPLPPPPAYDDVAQDEDDIEVCSITSPPSRRGKTNYGFVDEGERGPALEDNLFLPPKETKQPSMTQTTELFEELQQECMKRLNVPLGPAAPADDKPQIPPRVPIPPRPLRRNEPGRWSGDLSPASGGEEDRPPQIPPRDPLSRPTSRTPSPMALQVGSPQQRAALCSCLSTSPGKPMPTTQSFALDPKYATPKVIQAQGKDCSKGPCILPIVKDGQKVSSTHYYLLPERPAYLDKYEKFFKEAKSPEEVAASRQVTTATVRPMVQQPLSDCKGNFSSNNSNPGPKCLVKASCSLQKIVYDGPDVCRPADKIRLVQDMVHGVTTEECQAALQSHGWNVQRAIQYLKVEQLFCLGLKSRGECQQVLEKFNWNLAQASSHLLGPYSATRQKW; encoded by the exons ATGCAGGCGGAGGAGGGCACAGactggctgctggagctgctcaccgagctgcagctgcagcagtacTTCCTGCGCATCCGAGACGAGCTCAACGTCACACGCCTCTCCCACTTCGAGTACGTCAAAAATGAGGATCTGGAGAAGATTGGCATGGGACGCCCCG gcCAGCGGCGGCTGTGGGAGGCAGTGAAGCGGAGGAAAGCCATGTGCAAGCGGAAATCCTGGATGAGCAAG GTGTTCAGTGGGAAGCGCCCGGAGTCGGAGCTGccgccccagccccagagcaccttCCGCAAGCCTCCCACACCACCACCCCCCGAAGCTGGGGGCCAGCACTCCCTCACCTGCCTCGTGCGGGAGCGGGACCTCTCAATCTTTGAGAAGCTGGGTGATGGCTCCTTTGGGGTCGTACGTCGTGGCGAGTGGTGCACACCTGCTGGCAAGACG CTGAATGTGGCAGTGAAGTGCCTCAAGACAGATGTGCTGAGCCAGCCGGAGGCACTGGACGACTTCATCCGGGAGGTGAATGCCATGCACTCCCTGGACCACAGGAACCTCATCCGCCTCTATGGCGTGGTGCTCTCCCACCCCATGAAGATG gtgacagagctgGCCCCACTGGGCTCCCTGCTGGACCGGCTGCGGAAGAACCAGGGCCATTTCCTCATCTCCACCCTGTGCCAGTATGCCATCCAGGTGGCCAAGGGCATGGCCTACCTGGAGTCCAAGCGCTTCATCCACCGTGACCTGGCTGCCCGCAACATCCTGCTGGCCTCCAATGAGCTCGTCAAGATCGGGGACTTTGGTCTGATGCGGGCACTGCCCAAAAATGACGATCACTACGTGATGCAGGAGCACCGCAAGGTCCCCTTTGCCTG GTGTGCTCCCGAGAGCCTGAAGACACGCACCTTCTCCCACGCCAGTGACACCTGGATGTTCGGAGTGACCCTCTGGGAGATGTTCACCTATGGCCAGGAGCCTTGGATTGGCCTCAATGGCAGCCAG ATCCTGCACAAGATAGACAAGGAGGGTGAGCGGCTGCCACGGCCTGAGGACTGTCCCCAGGACATCTACAACGTCATGTTGCAGTGCTGGGCACACAAACCCGAGGACCGACCCACCTTTGTGGCCTTGAGAGACTTCTTGGTGGAG GCTCAGCCCACCGACATGAGAGCGCTGCAGGACTTTGAGGAACCAGACAAGCTGCACATCCAGATGAACGACATCATCACGGTCATTGAGGGCAG gctgTACCTGGGAAATCCCTTGGACCCTCCTGATATTTTAGGTGTGGACCAAACTGCTGCCAGACCTACACAGCTTCCAGGGAGAGCTAAAA ggcagcctcCTCCGCGCCCACCTCAGCCTACCGTCCTGCTCACCA AGCCTTGCTACGACCCAGttagtgaggaggaggagggtctgCCAGGGGGTCTCCGGAAGCTCTGCCTGAAgaagcctggcacagggaagggtCTGCGACCAGCCAAGCCATCAGCACGAGTCCCGGGCACCAAGGTGGGCGAGCGGCAACCCAGACGGCTGGCAAGCGAGGGGACAGCAAGCAGCGAGGTGACTCTCATTGACTTTGGGGAGGAAGTTCCCCAGGGTAGCCCCTCTCCAGTGGGAGAGCTGACAGCCCTGTCATTAGCCGAGCTGGCCATGGAAGCCTTCTCTTTGCTGGACAAGACCCCACCACAGAGCCCCACGCGGGCTCTGCCTCGGCCTCTGCACCCCACACCGGTGGTGGACTGGGATGCCCGGCCCTTGCCCCCACCACCTGCCTATGATGATGTGGCACAGGATGAGGACGATATTGAGGTCTGTTCCATCACCAGCCCCCCAAGCCGGCGGGGAAAGACCAACTATGGCTTTGTGGATGAGGGTGAGCGGGGACCGGCACTGGAGGACAACCTCTTCCTGCCCCCCAAGGAGACCAAGCAGCCCAGCATGACACAGACCACCGAGCTCTtcgaggagctgcagcaggagtgcATGAAGAGGCTCAACGTCCCTCTGGGACCGGCTGCACCAGCTGATGACAAGCCCCAGATCCCTCCCCGCGTCCCAATCCCGCCCCGGCCCCTTCGCCGCAATGAGCCTGGGCGCTGGTCAGGGGACCTCTCCCCAGCTTCGGGGGGCGAGGAGGACCGGCCGCCCCAGATCCCCCCGCGGGACCCGCTGTCCCGGCCCACCTCTCGGACACCCAGCCCCAtggctctgcaggtgggctccCCCCAGCAGCGTGctgccctctgctcctgcctctccacCTCACCAGGGAAGCCCATGCCCACCACACAGAGCTTCGCCCTCGACCCTAAGTACGCCACCCCCAAGGTCATCCAGGCGCAGGGCAAGGACTGCTCCAAGGGGCCCTGCATCCTGCCCATCGTGAAGGATGGGCAGAAGGTGAGCAGCACTCACTACTACCTGCTGCCTGAGCGCCCGGCCTACCTGGACAAGTATGAGAAGTTTTTCAAGGAGGCTAAAAGCCCTGAGGAGGTGGCAGCGTCCCGCCAGGTCACCACAGCCACTGTCCGTCCCATGGTGCAGCAGCCACTGTCAGACTGCAAGGGCAACTTTTCCTCCAACAACAGCAACCCTGGGCCCAAGTGCCTGGTGAAAgcctcctgcagcctccagaAGATTGTGTACGATGGGCCGGATGTTTGCCGTCCTGCTGACAAGATCCGGTTG GTGCAGGACATGGTGCATGGTGTGACCACCGAGGAATGCCAGGCAGCCCTTCAGAGCCATGGCTGGAACGTCCAACGGGCTATCCAGTACCTGAAG GtggagcagctcttctgcctggGGCTGAAGTCCCGTGGTGAGTGCCAGCAGGTGCTGGAGAAGTTCAACTGGAACCTGGCACAGGCCAGCTCCCACCTCCTCGGTCCCTACAGCGCCACCCGCCAGAA GTGGTGA